The Burkholderia cepacia genomic interval GGCCGGCGGGCGCGCCGGACGGTTCCGGCGGCTGGCCCGCAAACCGCCCGTCCGGCCGCGGCCGTCGAGGGACCGCCGCCGGGATCGCGAAAAGGGTGGTTTTGTCTGTGATTCCCTGCTATGATGGCGGGCTGAATTGAGATTTCTGTCAAGCCTCTGCCGTTTTCGGCGCGTCTGCTGGCAGTCAAACGCGGCGCTGCACGCGGCTTGTGAAGCGTACTCGCGGTGCTTTCCGCCTCTCTTTTCCGGCCTCCGAGGCCGTATTTCCGCTCGTTTCGCCTGTTTGTGGGGACGCTCGGATGGCCGGTGCGTGGCGCTTGGCCGCTACGTTTTTGACCGTTTAAGCAATTTAGGAACGACATGACGACGATTCTTCTGAAAGAAAACGAGCCGTTCGAAGTGGCGATTCGCCGCTTTCGCCGTGCTATCGAAAAAAATGGCCTGATCGCTGAACTGCGCGAGCGCCAGTCCTACGAAAAGCCGACCGCAGTCCGCAAGCGCAAGAAGGCAGCAGCCGTCAAGCGCCTGCACAAGCGCCTGCGCAGCCAGATGCTGCCGAAGAAGCTCCACTAAGAGCGTCTGTCGGTTCGCCGCGAAACGGCGGAGCGTGCTTCGAAAGAAGCCGCTCCGCCGTTTTGCTTTTGGGGCGGCGCCCAGGCGGGCGCGGCGCGGGCGCAAGCCCGTGCCGCGCCGCCGCCGTCAGAAGTCGATCCGGGCGCTCAGGCTCACCGTGCGCGGGTCGCCCGGCTTCACGTAGTCCGCGTACTGGTATTCCCAGTAACGACGGTTCAGCACGTTGTCGATCGACGCGCGCAGCGTCACGTCGTGGCGGCCGATCCGCGTCAGGTAACGCGCGCCCGCATTGACGACGAGAAAGCCCGGGGCGTCGAGGCCGCCGGCCGCGCGCAGCGGCGTCGCGCCGGTGAATTTCGCATCGATGCCGAGCGTCAGCCCCGGCACGCCGGGCACCGCATAGCCGATGTCGCCGGCGAGCACGAAACGCGGCGCGCCCGCGACGCGGTTGCCGTTGTTGCCGATCCCGTTCGCGTACCACGCGTCGAGCAGCATCAGGTCGAGCCCCGCGTTCCATTGCCGGCCGAGCTGCGCGGTCGCGCCGAGCTCGAGCCCCTGGAACACCGCTTCGCCATCCTGAACATAGACGTTCGCGGCGTTCGCGTACTCCGCCATGCGCTCGATGCGGAACAACGCGGCCGTCGCGCTCCAGCGCGCGTGCTCGCTCTTGATCCCCAGTTCGTACTGCTTGCTGCGCAGCGGCTTGAGCACCTGGCCGGCGTTCGCGTAGACGTCGTTCACGCGGCTGCCGGGCTCGAGCGATTCGGCGTAGCTCGCGTACGCGGTGGTCGTCGGCGCGAGCTTGAACATCACCGCGAACGTCGGCGTCACTACGCCGTTCTGGGCGTAGCCGGGATTCGTGCCGCCGGTGGGCTTGAACGAGGTCTGCGCGTAGTTCATGTAGCGCACGCCGGCGAGCACCGACCAGCGCGCCGTGAGCTGCACGGTGTCGCTCGCGAACAGCGATTTCTGCACGATCTCGCTCGTGCGGTACTGGACGAAGCCGTGCGGGCTGTCGTAGCGGTACGGGTTCGGCGCATACAGGTTGCCGGCGCCGAGCGGCACGAACACGCTGTTCGCCGAATAGTCGTTCGCCTGCTTCTGCCACGACGCGCCGATCACGATCTGGTGGCTGAACGCTCCCGTGCGTACCTTGCCCTCGACCATCGCGCGCCACTGGCTGAAGCGGTGATCTTCCATCCCGACGTAGCGGCTGTCGGTGTAGTTGCCGGCCGCATCCTGCAGGTACAGCGTGCTTTCGTTGCGGCGGCGCGTCGCCTTGCTGTAGCTGTACGCGACGTCGAGCTGCCAGTCGGGCGCGAGCTGGTACTGCAGCCCGGCCGTATAGAGCTGCAGGTTCGTGTTCAGGTACTGATCCCTGCCGCCGAGGTTCGTCGTGCCGCCGCTGATCGTCGCGGGCAGCACGCCGCCTGGATAGCTGCCGGTGAAGATCGACGGCGTCTGGCCCGTCGTGCGGCGATCCTGGTACAGCGCGCCGACATTCACCGACAGGTCGCGCGTCAGGTTCGCCTGCAGCGCGAGCGATACGCTGTCGCGGCGGATGTTGCCGTCGTTGTACGTCCGGCCTTCCTCGTGCGTCGCGTTCAGCCGCGCGCCGAACCTGCCGTCCGGCCCGAAGCGCTGGCCGAGATCGACGTGCTCGGTCCACACGTTGGTGCTCCGGTAGCCGACGTCGACGCTGCGCACGGGTTCGGCGCCCGGCTGCTTCGTCACGTAGTTGACGACGCCGCCGGGCGTCACGAAGCCGTACAGGAAACCGCCGAGCCCCTTCAGCAGCTCGACGCGATCGAGCTGCTCGTACGGCATCGTGATCCCGTACGTGACGAACGGCAGCCCGTCGATCTTGTAGCCGTTCTGCCAGTCGAGCTGCATGCCGCGCACGGTCATGTAGCTGGCCCACGCGCTGTACGCGCCGCTGTTGTCGGACACCGATGCGTCGTTCGCGAACACGTCGCCGAGCTTGTACGGCTGGCGTGCCTCGAGTTCCTCCGACGTGACGATCGTCGTCGAGAACGGTGTGTCGAGCTGCCGCAGGCTGCCGAGCGCGCCGCCCGAGATTTCGTCGCGCAGGTGCTGCGGCGAGTCGTGCGCGGCCGTGACGTTGACGGCCGGCAGCGTGGCCGCATCGGCGGCCGCCTCCCCGGCATGCGCGTGCGATGCGGCGGCGAACGCGAGGACGGCGGCGAGCCGCAGCGGATGGGATGCGGGACGGGCGCGAGGCAAGGTCATGATGTCGATTTCGTGAATGATAGTGCGAATGATTCGCATTCGTATAAAATGTCGCGAATCGTATCAAATGCGGTCGAGTGCACGTCAAATCCATGCCGAGGAAAAGGGCATTCGCCGTCTCGCCTCGCTGACTTGCCTCGTTGCCCTGCCGCGCGACGCGGGCAGCGTGCCCGACAGCCCGACTTCCACGAAAAACCGATGATCTGCCCGACTCCTTGCCGGCTCGACCGGCGTCCTTTCCGCGCGCCGGCCGCTTTCATCAGCGGGTACGCGCGATGACCGCGTTCCTGCGGCCCTGGCTGGTGCGGCTGCACCGCTGGCTTGGTCTCGCCACCGCGCTGTTCCTGTTCGTCGCGGGGCTGACCGGCGCACTGATCGCGTGGGATCACGAGCTCGACGCGTGGCTGAATCCGGTGTTCTACGACGCGCGCAGCGGCGGCGCGCCGCTTTCGCCGCTTTCGCCGCTCGAACTCGCGAACCGCATCGAGGCCGCCGACCCGCGTGTGCAGGTGACCTATCTGCCGCTCGGCGTCGAGCCGGGGCGCACGCTC includes:
- the rpsU gene encoding 30S ribosomal protein S21, with the translated sequence MTTILLKENEPFEVAIRRFRRAIEKNGLIAELRERQSYEKPTAVRKRKKAAAVKRLHKRLRSQMLPKKLH
- a CDS encoding TonB-dependent siderophore receptor — protein: MTLPRARPASHPLRLAAVLAFAAASHAHAGEAAADAATLPAVNVTAAHDSPQHLRDEISGGALGSLRQLDTPFSTTIVTSEELEARQPYKLGDVFANDASVSDNSGAYSAWASYMTVRGMQLDWQNGYKIDGLPFVTYGITMPYEQLDRVELLKGLGGFLYGFVTPGGVVNYVTKQPGAEPVRSVDVGYRSTNVWTEHVDLGQRFGPDGRFGARLNATHEEGRTYNDGNIRRDSVSLALQANLTRDLSVNVGALYQDRRTTGQTPSIFTGSYPGGVLPATISGGTTNLGGRDQYLNTNLQLYTAGLQYQLAPDWQLDVAYSYSKATRRRNESTLYLQDAAGNYTDSRYVGMEDHRFSQWRAMVEGKVRTGAFSHQIVIGASWQKQANDYSANSVFVPLGAGNLYAPNPYRYDSPHGFVQYRTSEIVQKSLFASDTVQLTARWSVLAGVRYMNYAQTSFKPTGGTNPGYAQNGVVTPTFAVMFKLAPTTTAYASYAESLEPGSRVNDVYANAGQVLKPLRSKQYELGIKSEHARWSATAALFRIERMAEYANAANVYVQDGEAVFQGLELGATAQLGRQWNAGLDLMLLDAWYANGIGNNGNRVAGAPRFVLAGDIGYAVPGVPGLTLGIDAKFTGATPLRAAGGLDAPGFLVVNAGARYLTRIGRHDVTLRASIDNVLNRRYWEYQYADYVKPGDPRTVSLSARIDF